A single region of the Chrysoperla carnea chromosome 5, inChrCarn1.1, whole genome shotgun sequence genome encodes:
- the LOC123301696 gene encoding uncharacterized protein LOC123301696 isoform X2, whose amino-acid sequence MSRMSLSKTSLRSSMSNPRIRKISRTESECSCEEAQRLTDGVGAGDGASAGGGGGDDEDVLSYCDYHDFPPPPDGGYGWVIVFASFICNMIVDGIAYTFGVFLNEFVVYYGEGKGQVAWVGSLLSGMYLSAGPVVSALTNKFGCRAVCMAGSVISTVAFVLSIFSPTVNMLMLTYGVMGGIGFGLIYLPAVVCVGYYFETKRSLATGIAVCGSGFGTFAFAPLATYLLEEYGWKGSNLILAGLILNCAICGALMRPLEYPKVPSVKPLLQRMAEEKRFQMERGSIGGSYFMVQLPDGSMEKRMKMPINIDPGVHSSFNLDQLVPGTPLTPIPTVPTLPTISEVKVQEQSGSSSGNSVNDSQNKQRRPNPRIAELQRNEGKMETSASDKDLESKNNETEFTQVQRGNLPRNVSSPAFTSHHQGLPKNGSVPFFDRMRKTSVGERYRPTLGAIQSKSRGNVNGDVRKSLHLRLSTSSFTGSKNNNADDMDNDNMSFTASRSSIPRPMMVRPLSRKDIFYSGSVVHLPEYQSQKSLTNYRQSQLSIGPRGSARGDGDVEKAEQYDLCPCFVLPESFKSALAAMMDFSLLKDPVFMFIAVSNIFGMAGLYVPFVYLVDAAIQSGIEPNSASFLISIIGITNTVGRIACGYFADFPWVNSLLLNNICLVISTVAVSATPFCQSYVSYIIMSIFFGIAVSGYISLTSIILVDLLGLDKLTNAFGLLILFRGAAAIVGSPLAGAVYDATKSYDIPFFMAGFLFFLSAVSSFLAPCMKRFVKKGEPPVTLDALTPIDEDEEEEDGPITIGRQIPEIDVTAASPMNPNSAHEIKQIESVL is encoded by the exons acGGAATCAGAATGTTCATGCGAGGAAGCACAACGTTTAACAGACGGTGTAGGTGCAGGTGATGGAGCCTCGGCCGGTGGGGGTGGGGGTGATGATGAAGATGTCCTATCGTATTGTGATTATCATGATTTTCCACCACCGCCCGACGGTGGCTACGGCTGGGTGATTGTGTTTGCATCATTTATATGTAACATGATCGTGGATGGTATTGCGTACACCTTTGGTGTGTTCTTAAATGAGTTCGTGGTATACTATGGTGAGGGGAAAGGACAAGTCGCATGGGTTGGAAGTTTATTATCGGGAATGTATTTAAGTGCGG GTCCAGTTGTATCGGCGCTTACGAATAAATTTGGATGTCGTGCTGTTTGTATGGCGGGGAGTGTAATATCAACAGTAGCCtttgtattatcaatattttcaccAACTGTTAATATGTTGATGTTAACGTATGGTGTAATGGGAG GTATTGGATTTGGTTTAATCTATTTACCAGCGGTGGTATGTGTGGGCTACTATTTCGAAACAAAACGTTCCTTAGCAACTGGTATCGCTGTATGTGGTTCCGGATTTGGAACATTCGCCTTTGCTCCCCTAGCCACATATTTATTAGAAGAATATGGATGGAAaggttcaaatttaattttagctggtttaatattaaattgtgcCATTTGTGGGGCGTTAATGCGTCCCTTAGAATATCCAAAAGTTCCGAGTGTAAAACCATTGTTACAACGGATGGCCGAAGAGAAACGGTTTCAAATGGAGCGAGGAAGTATTGGGGGATCATATTTTATGGTACAATTGCCGGATGGCAGCATGGAGAAACGAATGAAAATGCCCATAAATATCGATCCCGGTGTACACTCTAGTTTTAATTTAGATCAATTAGTACCTGGTACACCGTTAACGCCCATACCAACTGTTCCAACATTACCCACAATCTCCGAGGTGAAAGTACAAGAGCAGAGTGGTAGTAGTTCTGGCAACAGTGTAAATGattcacaaaataaacaacGTCGTCCAAATCCACGTATTGCTGAACTACAGCGAAATGAAGGAAAAATGGAGACCAGTGCCAGTGATAAAGATTTGGagagtaaaaataatgaaacgGAATTTACACAAGTACAAAGAGGAAACTTGCCACGAAATGTTTCGTCCCCAGCATTTACATCACATCATCAAGGTTTGCCCAAAAATGGTTCAGTACCATTTTTTGATCGGATGCGTAAAACTTCAGTTGGTGAACGGTATCGTCCAACATTGGGAGCGATACAATCGAAATCTCGAGGAAATGTTAATGGTGATGTACGAAAAAGTTTGCATTTACGATTATCGACATCGTCATTTACGGGCAGTAAAAATAATAACGCTGATGATATG gaCAATGATAATATGTCATTTACTGCCTCAAGATCTTCAATTCCACGTCCAATGATGGTACGTCCATTATCCCGCAAGGATATCTTTTATTCAGGCTCCGTTGTGCATTTACCTGAATATCAATCGCAAAAATCTTTAACGAATTATCGTCAGAGTCAATTGTCAATAGGACCACGTGGATCTGCACGTGGTGACGGGGATGTTGAAAAAGCAGAAC aataTGACCTATGTCCATGTTTTGTATTACCTGAAAGTTTTAAAAGTGCTTTAGCCGCCATGATGGATTTTTCATTGCTCAAAGATCCCGTATTTATGTTTATTGCggtctcaaatatttttggaatgGCGGGTCTTTATGTACCTTTTGTTTATCTTGTGGATGCAGCAATACAATCT gGAATTGAACCAAATTCTGcatcatttttaatatcaataattggTATAACAAATACTGTGGGTCGTATTGCATGCGGATATTTTGCTGATTTTCCATGGGTAAATTCATTATTGCTCAATAATATATGTCTTGTTATATCTACTGTTGCCGTTTCTGCTACGCCTTTTTGCCAATCGTATGTATCGTATATAATAATGTCGATATTTTTTGGTATTGCTGTTT CCGGTTACATATCTCTTACATCAATTATTCTAGTCGACCTATTGGGTCTTGATAAATTAACCAATGCCTTtggattattaatattattccgTGGTGCCGCTGCCATAGTAGGTTCTCCATTAGCAGGGGCTGTTTACGATGCAACCAAATCCTACGACATACCATTCTTTATGGCTGGATTCTTGTTTTTCCTATCAGCGGTCAGCAGCTTTTTAGCACCATGTATGAAACGTTTCGTGAAAAAGGGTGAACCGCCAGTGACATTAGACGCGCTCACCCCCATCGATGAAGATGAAGAGGAAGAAGATGGTCCTATCACAATTGGACGACAAATTCCTGAAATTGATGTAACAGCTGCCAGTCCAATGAATCCAAATAGTGCACacgaaattaaacaaattgaatcAGTTTTGTAA
- the LOC123301696 gene encoding uncharacterized protein LOC123301696 isoform X1, producing MGATASRDAADDDGDADSDMPASKLCGSGINIRHRCTTESECSCEEAQRLTDGVGAGDGASAGGGGGDDEDVLSYCDYHDFPPPPDGGYGWVIVFASFICNMIVDGIAYTFGVFLNEFVVYYGEGKGQVAWVGSLLSGMYLSAGPVVSALTNKFGCRAVCMAGSVISTVAFVLSIFSPTVNMLMLTYGVMGGIGFGLIYLPAVVCVGYYFETKRSLATGIAVCGSGFGTFAFAPLATYLLEEYGWKGSNLILAGLILNCAICGALMRPLEYPKVPSVKPLLQRMAEEKRFQMERGSIGGSYFMVQLPDGSMEKRMKMPINIDPGVHSSFNLDQLVPGTPLTPIPTVPTLPTISEVKVQEQSGSSSGNSVNDSQNKQRRPNPRIAELQRNEGKMETSASDKDLESKNNETEFTQVQRGNLPRNVSSPAFTSHHQGLPKNGSVPFFDRMRKTSVGERYRPTLGAIQSKSRGNVNGDVRKSLHLRLSTSSFTGSKNNNADDMDNDNMSFTASRSSIPRPMMVRPLSRKDIFYSGSVVHLPEYQSQKSLTNYRQSQLSIGPRGSARGDGDVEKAEQYDLCPCFVLPESFKSALAAMMDFSLLKDPVFMFIAVSNIFGMAGLYVPFVYLVDAAIQSGIEPNSASFLISIIGITNTVGRIACGYFADFPWVNSLLLNNICLVISTVAVSATPFCQSYVSYIIMSIFFGIAVSGYISLTSIILVDLLGLDKLTNAFGLLILFRGAAAIVGSPLAGAVYDATKSYDIPFFMAGFLFFLSAVSSFLAPCMKRFVKKGEPPVTLDALTPIDEDEEEEDGPITIGRQIPEIDVTAASPMNPNSAHEIKQIESVL from the exons acGGAATCAGAATGTTCATGCGAGGAAGCACAACGTTTAACAGACGGTGTAGGTGCAGGTGATGGAGCCTCGGCCGGTGGGGGTGGGGGTGATGATGAAGATGTCCTATCGTATTGTGATTATCATGATTTTCCACCACCGCCCGACGGTGGCTACGGCTGGGTGATTGTGTTTGCATCATTTATATGTAACATGATCGTGGATGGTATTGCGTACACCTTTGGTGTGTTCTTAAATGAGTTCGTGGTATACTATGGTGAGGGGAAAGGACAAGTCGCATGGGTTGGAAGTTTATTATCGGGAATGTATTTAAGTGCGG GTCCAGTTGTATCGGCGCTTACGAATAAATTTGGATGTCGTGCTGTTTGTATGGCGGGGAGTGTAATATCAACAGTAGCCtttgtattatcaatattttcaccAACTGTTAATATGTTGATGTTAACGTATGGTGTAATGGGAG GTATTGGATTTGGTTTAATCTATTTACCAGCGGTGGTATGTGTGGGCTACTATTTCGAAACAAAACGTTCCTTAGCAACTGGTATCGCTGTATGTGGTTCCGGATTTGGAACATTCGCCTTTGCTCCCCTAGCCACATATTTATTAGAAGAATATGGATGGAAaggttcaaatttaattttagctggtttaatattaaattgtgcCATTTGTGGGGCGTTAATGCGTCCCTTAGAATATCCAAAAGTTCCGAGTGTAAAACCATTGTTACAACGGATGGCCGAAGAGAAACGGTTTCAAATGGAGCGAGGAAGTATTGGGGGATCATATTTTATGGTACAATTGCCGGATGGCAGCATGGAGAAACGAATGAAAATGCCCATAAATATCGATCCCGGTGTACACTCTAGTTTTAATTTAGATCAATTAGTACCTGGTACACCGTTAACGCCCATACCAACTGTTCCAACATTACCCACAATCTCCGAGGTGAAAGTACAAGAGCAGAGTGGTAGTAGTTCTGGCAACAGTGTAAATGattcacaaaataaacaacGTCGTCCAAATCCACGTATTGCTGAACTACAGCGAAATGAAGGAAAAATGGAGACCAGTGCCAGTGATAAAGATTTGGagagtaaaaataatgaaacgGAATTTACACAAGTACAAAGAGGAAACTTGCCACGAAATGTTTCGTCCCCAGCATTTACATCACATCATCAAGGTTTGCCCAAAAATGGTTCAGTACCATTTTTTGATCGGATGCGTAAAACTTCAGTTGGTGAACGGTATCGTCCAACATTGGGAGCGATACAATCGAAATCTCGAGGAAATGTTAATGGTGATGTACGAAAAAGTTTGCATTTACGATTATCGACATCGTCATTTACGGGCAGTAAAAATAATAACGCTGATGATATG gaCAATGATAATATGTCATTTACTGCCTCAAGATCTTCAATTCCACGTCCAATGATGGTACGTCCATTATCCCGCAAGGATATCTTTTATTCAGGCTCCGTTGTGCATTTACCTGAATATCAATCGCAAAAATCTTTAACGAATTATCGTCAGAGTCAATTGTCAATAGGACCACGTGGATCTGCACGTGGTGACGGGGATGTTGAAAAAGCAGAAC aataTGACCTATGTCCATGTTTTGTATTACCTGAAAGTTTTAAAAGTGCTTTAGCCGCCATGATGGATTTTTCATTGCTCAAAGATCCCGTATTTATGTTTATTGCggtctcaaatatttttggaatgGCGGGTCTTTATGTACCTTTTGTTTATCTTGTGGATGCAGCAATACAATCT gGAATTGAACCAAATTCTGcatcatttttaatatcaataattggTATAACAAATACTGTGGGTCGTATTGCATGCGGATATTTTGCTGATTTTCCATGGGTAAATTCATTATTGCTCAATAATATATGTCTTGTTATATCTACTGTTGCCGTTTCTGCTACGCCTTTTTGCCAATCGTATGTATCGTATATAATAATGTCGATATTTTTTGGTATTGCTGTTT CCGGTTACATATCTCTTACATCAATTATTCTAGTCGACCTATTGGGTCTTGATAAATTAACCAATGCCTTtggattattaatattattccgTGGTGCCGCTGCCATAGTAGGTTCTCCATTAGCAGGGGCTGTTTACGATGCAACCAAATCCTACGACATACCATTCTTTATGGCTGGATTCTTGTTTTTCCTATCAGCGGTCAGCAGCTTTTTAGCACCATGTATGAAACGTTTCGTGAAAAAGGGTGAACCGCCAGTGACATTAGACGCGCTCACCCCCATCGATGAAGATGAAGAGGAAGAAGATGGTCCTATCACAATTGGACGACAAATTCCTGAAATTGATGTAACAGCTGCCAGTCCAATGAATCCAAATAGTGCACacgaaattaaacaaattgaatcAGTTTTGTAA
- the LOC123301022 gene encoding uncharacterized protein LOC123301022 isoform X2, translating into MTSGLASIFVIFMICYVTSIHGQTPPTVQSTIQENEPARRNMEFKFGDRRPKRKSDEDIISIMFKKILHSLGPLSEFIEPVLTPIVTLIVSVGKRIINVIEGLGA; encoded by the exons ATGACGAGTGGACTTGCatcaatttttgtgatttttatgaTATGCTATGTGACGTca ATTCATGGACAAACCCCTCCAACAGTACAATCTACCATTCAAGAAAATGAGCCAGCTAGAAGAAACATGGAATTTAAATTTGGTGATAGACGACCAAAGAGAAAAAGCGACGAAGATATTATCTCGATAATGTTTAAGAAAATACTGCATTCATTAGGACCATTAAGTGAATTCATAGAACCAGTTCTAACCCCTATAGTCACGTTGATAGTTAGTGTTGGGAAacgtataataaatgttatagaAGGACTTGGAGCATGA
- the LOC123301022 gene encoding uncharacterized protein LOC123301022 isoform X1 produces MTSGLASIFVIFMICYVTSIHGQTASSTVEPAVNETDSRRTIDVQLGEANLNLNERKPIDETIILYALKRIFQFFGPIGTFIEPFLTPIVKLKIRLVKSLLPILFGFMGVDAS; encoded by the exons ATGACGAGTGGACTTGCatcaatttttgtgatttttatgaTATGCTATGTGACGTCA ATTCATGGACAAACCGCTTCCTCTACAGTAGAACCTGCCGTTAATGAAACTGACTCTAGAAGAACCATTGATGTTCAACTTGGTGAagctaatttaaatttgaatgagAGAAAACCAATAGATGAAACTATTATTCTTTATGCGCTAAAgagaatatttcaattttttggaccAATCGGTACTTTCATAGAACCATTTCTAACTCCAATAGTAAAGCTTAAAATTAGACTTGTGAAAAGTCTACTACCAATACTATTTGGATTCATGGGAGTTGACGCATCATAG
- the LOC123301022 gene encoding uncharacterized protein LOC123301022 isoform X3, with protein MICYVTSIHGQTPPTVQSTIQENEPARRNMEFKFGDRRPKRKSDEDIISIMFKKILHSLGPLSEFIEPVLTPIVTLIVSVGKRIINVIEGLGA; from the exons atgaTATGCTATGTGACGTCA ATTCATGGACAAACCCCTCCAACAGTACAATCTACCATTCAAGAAAATGAGCCAGCTAGAAGAAACATGGAATTTAAATTTGGTGATAGACGACCAAAGAGAAAAAGCGACGAAGATATTATCTCGATAATGTTTAAGAAAATACTGCATTCATTAGGACCATTAAGTGAATTCATAGAACCAGTTCTAACCCCTATAGTCACGTTGATAGTTAGTGTTGGGAAacgtataataaatgttatagaAGGACTTGGAGCATGA
- the LOC123301696 gene encoding uncharacterized protein LOC123301696 isoform X3, translated as MEAMKQPLIEKKSNKSDEGHVVVTESECSCEEAQRLTDGVGAGDGASAGGGGGDDEDVLSYCDYHDFPPPPDGGYGWVIVFASFICNMIVDGIAYTFGVFLNEFVVYYGEGKGQVAWVGSLLSGMYLSAGPVVSALTNKFGCRAVCMAGSVISTVAFVLSIFSPTVNMLMLTYGVMGGIGFGLIYLPAVVCVGYYFETKRSLATGIAVCGSGFGTFAFAPLATYLLEEYGWKGSNLILAGLILNCAICGALMRPLEYPKVPSVKPLLQRMAEEKRFQMERGSIGGSYFMVQLPDGSMEKRMKMPINIDPGVHSSFNLDQLVPGTPLTPIPTVPTLPTISEVKVQEQSGSSSGNSVNDSQNKQRRPNPRIAELQRNEGKMETSASDKDLESKNNETEFTQVQRGNLPRNVSSPAFTSHHQGLPKNGSVPFFDRMRKTSVGERYRPTLGAIQSKSRGNVNGDVRKSLHLRLSTSSFTGSKNNNADDMDNDNMSFTASRSSIPRPMMVRPLSRKDIFYSGSVVHLPEYQSQKSLTNYRQSQLSIGPRGSARGDGDVEKAEQYDLCPCFVLPESFKSALAAMMDFSLLKDPVFMFIAVSNIFGMAGLYVPFVYLVDAAIQSGIEPNSASFLISIIGITNTVGRIACGYFADFPWVNSLLLNNICLVISTVAVSATPFCQSYVSYIIMSIFFGIAVSGYISLTSIILVDLLGLDKLTNAFGLLILFRGAAAIVGSPLAGAVYDATKSYDIPFFMAGFLFFLSAVSSFLAPCMKRFVKKGEPPVTLDALTPIDEDEEEEDGPITIGRQIPEIDVTAASPMNPNSAHEIKQIESVL; from the exons ATGGAAGCTATGAAACAACCTCTAATTgagaaaaaatcgaataaatccGATGAAGGGCATGTCGTCGTG acGGAATCAGAATGTTCATGCGAGGAAGCACAACGTTTAACAGACGGTGTAGGTGCAGGTGATGGAGCCTCGGCCGGTGGGGGTGGGGGTGATGATGAAGATGTCCTATCGTATTGTGATTATCATGATTTTCCACCACCGCCCGACGGTGGCTACGGCTGGGTGATTGTGTTTGCATCATTTATATGTAACATGATCGTGGATGGTATTGCGTACACCTTTGGTGTGTTCTTAAATGAGTTCGTGGTATACTATGGTGAGGGGAAAGGACAAGTCGCATGGGTTGGAAGTTTATTATCGGGAATGTATTTAAGTGCGG GTCCAGTTGTATCGGCGCTTACGAATAAATTTGGATGTCGTGCTGTTTGTATGGCGGGGAGTGTAATATCAACAGTAGCCtttgtattatcaatattttcaccAACTGTTAATATGTTGATGTTAACGTATGGTGTAATGGGAG GTATTGGATTTGGTTTAATCTATTTACCAGCGGTGGTATGTGTGGGCTACTATTTCGAAACAAAACGTTCCTTAGCAACTGGTATCGCTGTATGTGGTTCCGGATTTGGAACATTCGCCTTTGCTCCCCTAGCCACATATTTATTAGAAGAATATGGATGGAAaggttcaaatttaattttagctggtttaatattaaattgtgcCATTTGTGGGGCGTTAATGCGTCCCTTAGAATATCCAAAAGTTCCGAGTGTAAAACCATTGTTACAACGGATGGCCGAAGAGAAACGGTTTCAAATGGAGCGAGGAAGTATTGGGGGATCATATTTTATGGTACAATTGCCGGATGGCAGCATGGAGAAACGAATGAAAATGCCCATAAATATCGATCCCGGTGTACACTCTAGTTTTAATTTAGATCAATTAGTACCTGGTACACCGTTAACGCCCATACCAACTGTTCCAACATTACCCACAATCTCCGAGGTGAAAGTACAAGAGCAGAGTGGTAGTAGTTCTGGCAACAGTGTAAATGattcacaaaataaacaacGTCGTCCAAATCCACGTATTGCTGAACTACAGCGAAATGAAGGAAAAATGGAGACCAGTGCCAGTGATAAAGATTTGGagagtaaaaataatgaaacgGAATTTACACAAGTACAAAGAGGAAACTTGCCACGAAATGTTTCGTCCCCAGCATTTACATCACATCATCAAGGTTTGCCCAAAAATGGTTCAGTACCATTTTTTGATCGGATGCGTAAAACTTCAGTTGGTGAACGGTATCGTCCAACATTGGGAGCGATACAATCGAAATCTCGAGGAAATGTTAATGGTGATGTACGAAAAAGTTTGCATTTACGATTATCGACATCGTCATTTACGGGCAGTAAAAATAATAACGCTGATGATATG gaCAATGATAATATGTCATTTACTGCCTCAAGATCTTCAATTCCACGTCCAATGATGGTACGTCCATTATCCCGCAAGGATATCTTTTATTCAGGCTCCGTTGTGCATTTACCTGAATATCAATCGCAAAAATCTTTAACGAATTATCGTCAGAGTCAATTGTCAATAGGACCACGTGGATCTGCACGTGGTGACGGGGATGTTGAAAAAGCAGAAC aataTGACCTATGTCCATGTTTTGTATTACCTGAAAGTTTTAAAAGTGCTTTAGCCGCCATGATGGATTTTTCATTGCTCAAAGATCCCGTATTTATGTTTATTGCggtctcaaatatttttggaatgGCGGGTCTTTATGTACCTTTTGTTTATCTTGTGGATGCAGCAATACAATCT gGAATTGAACCAAATTCTGcatcatttttaatatcaataattggTATAACAAATACTGTGGGTCGTATTGCATGCGGATATTTTGCTGATTTTCCATGGGTAAATTCATTATTGCTCAATAATATATGTCTTGTTATATCTACTGTTGCCGTTTCTGCTACGCCTTTTTGCCAATCGTATGTATCGTATATAATAATGTCGATATTTTTTGGTATTGCTGTTT CCGGTTACATATCTCTTACATCAATTATTCTAGTCGACCTATTGGGTCTTGATAAATTAACCAATGCCTTtggattattaatattattccgTGGTGCCGCTGCCATAGTAGGTTCTCCATTAGCAGGGGCTGTTTACGATGCAACCAAATCCTACGACATACCATTCTTTATGGCTGGATTCTTGTTTTTCCTATCAGCGGTCAGCAGCTTTTTAGCACCATGTATGAAACGTTTCGTGAAAAAGGGTGAACCGCCAGTGACATTAGACGCGCTCACCCCCATCGATGAAGATGAAGAGGAAGAAGATGGTCCTATCACAATTGGACGACAAATTCCTGAAATTGATGTAACAGCTGCCAGTCCAATGAATCCAAATAGTGCACacgaaattaaacaaattgaatcAGTTTTGTAA